A genomic region of Desulfosarcina ovata subsp. ovata contains the following coding sequences:
- a CDS encoding efflux RND transporter permease subunit, which yields MKVETSSNLERGPLAWMAGNSVIANLLMFVFVVGGLIVGWHIKQEVFPDFTLDTVDITVSYPGASPEEVENGIILAVEEAIQDLEGVDEITSTATEGSASISVDVLEGADVTRLWQEIKSEVDRIDTFPDEAEDPQVSIADHKRGVLTLALHGNVSELTLRSAADTVRDKLLDNDDITQVELTGVKDYEVQVEIPQATLRRFGQTLGDVAETIADASVELGGGSLKTEGGDILVRIKDRRDYASQYAHLPLLTEADGSRILLGDVATVREGFEDSNTWAEFDGYPAVMIEVYRVGNQTPTEVADAAKTVLEQLNRSLPEGMTLTLLDDRSEIFTQRAELLTKNAFQGLILVFIFLALFLETRLAFWVSLGIPISFMGSFIFLSATDFSINMISMFAFIVTLGIVVDDAVVVGENIYYWRRKGLGTLQAAVAGTREVAMPVVFSVLTNLVAFMPLMFVPGFMGKIFNVIPLVVAAVFGVSLIESLFILPAHLSHRTRQTPIWPLNYLERWQDRFSQAFERFVRNRYGDFLDFMIRQRYGVLAFGIFLMLALGGYVASGRMGLEMFPSSESDYAYGSATLPYGTAEARLKSIEAHLVETAQAVIRDNGGGELAKGVLSNVSDNTVTVRIFLTAADRRPIPTSKVVDLWRQRAGTMAGLETIRFESNMGGPGSGKNLTVMLSHSDTDTLDAAGENLAEQLAHFSIVHDIDDGSARGKRQFDIQLRPLGERMGLTSQSVARQVRYSFQGAEAVQQQRGRNEVTVRVSLPEKERATEATLENLILQAPEGEVFLRDAVTMTAGRAYTSIERTNGRRDISVTANVDPPAQAENIQRELKATILPDLIKRYPGLGYSFEGHQADMRESLSALVTGSLLALFGIYALLAVPFRSYAQPLIIMVSIPFGIIGAVLGHLLMGYALSLNSLFGVVALSGVVVNDSLVLIDLANRNLKFGMTHFQAIHSAGIQRFRPILLTTVTTFGGLMPMIMETSFQARMMIPMAISLGFGVLFATLITLVLVPALYMVLEDLSRLIHRRPAADGLPPDGDISPQLSGPSHSV from the coding sequence ATGAAAGTGGAAACTTCTTCGAACCTGGAACGCGGCCCGCTGGCCTGGATGGCGGGCAACTCCGTAATCGCCAATCTGCTGATGTTCGTTTTCGTGGTGGGCGGCCTGATCGTCGGATGGCACATCAAGCAGGAAGTCTTTCCCGATTTTACCCTGGATACCGTTGACATCACGGTCAGTTACCCCGGTGCCAGCCCGGAGGAGGTCGAAAACGGCATCATCCTGGCCGTCGAGGAGGCCATCCAGGATCTGGAAGGTGTCGATGAGATTACCTCCACGGCCACTGAGGGCAGTGCCAGCATCAGCGTCGATGTGCTCGAAGGCGCCGACGTTACCCGCCTGTGGCAGGAGATCAAGAGCGAGGTGGACCGCATCGACACCTTTCCCGACGAGGCCGAGGATCCCCAGGTCTCCATTGCCGACCACAAACGGGGGGTCCTGACGCTGGCCTTGCATGGCAACGTGAGCGAATTGACCTTGCGGTCGGCGGCCGACACGGTGCGTGACAAATTGCTGGATAACGACGACATCACCCAGGTGGAACTGACCGGCGTCAAGGATTATGAGGTCCAGGTTGAGATCCCCCAGGCCACCCTGCGGCGCTTCGGTCAGACCCTGGGCGACGTGGCCGAGACCATTGCCGACGCATCGGTGGAGCTTGGCGGCGGCAGCCTGAAAACCGAGGGCGGCGATATCCTGGTGCGGATCAAGGACCGGCGGGATTACGCCAGCCAGTATGCCCATCTGCCCCTTCTCACCGAAGCCGACGGGTCCCGGATCCTGTTGGGGGATGTGGCCACGGTGCGTGAAGGGTTCGAGGATTCCAACACCTGGGCCGAGTTCGACGGGTATCCGGCGGTGATGATCGAGGTTTACCGGGTCGGTAACCAGACGCCCACCGAAGTCGCTGATGCGGCCAAGACGGTGCTGGAACAGCTGAACCGTTCCCTGCCCGAGGGTATGACCTTGACCCTCTTGGACGACCGTTCGGAGATCTTCACCCAACGGGCCGAGTTGTTGACCAAAAACGCCTTCCAGGGGCTGATTCTGGTTTTCATTTTTCTGGCGTTGTTCCTGGAAACGCGCCTGGCCTTCTGGGTCAGCCTGGGGATTCCGATTTCCTTCATGGGATCCTTCATTTTCCTCTCGGCCACCGATTTTTCCATCAACATGATCAGCATGTTCGCCTTCATCGTGACCCTGGGGATCGTGGTCGACGATGCGGTGGTGGTCGGTGAGAACATTTACTATTGGCGCCGCAAGGGCCTTGGGACCCTCCAGGCGGCCGTGGCCGGCACCCGCGAGGTGGCCATGCCGGTGGTGTTCAGCGTGCTGACCAACCTGGTTGCCTTTATGCCGCTGATGTTCGTTCCCGGCTTCATGGGCAAGATTTTCAATGTGATTCCCCTGGTGGTGGCCGCGGTTTTCGGTGTTTCGTTGATCGAAAGCCTCTTCATCCTACCGGCCCACCTGAGCCATCGGACGCGTCAGACGCCCATCTGGCCCCTGAACTACCTGGAGCGCTGGCAGGACCGCTTCAGCCAGGCCTTCGAACGATTTGTGCGCAACCGCTACGGCGATTTCCTGGACTTCATGATCCGGCAGCGCTATGGCGTGCTGGCCTTCGGCATCTTTTTGATGCTGGCCCTGGGCGGGTATGTGGCCTCGGGGCGCATGGGGCTGGAGATGTTTCCCAGCAGCGAGTCGGACTATGCCTACGGTTCCGCGACCCTGCCCTACGGGACGGCCGAGGCGCGGCTGAAAAGCATTGAGGCGCATTTGGTGGAAACCGCTCAGGCGGTGATCCGTGACAATGGCGGCGGCGAACTGGCCAAGGGGGTTCTCAGCAACGTGTCGGACAATACCGTCACCGTGCGCATTTTTCTCACCGCCGCGGACCGGCGGCCCATCCCCACGTCCAAGGTGGTCGACCTCTGGCGTCAGCGGGCCGGGACCATGGCCGGCCTGGAAACCATCCGCTTCGAATCCAACATGGGCGGTCCGGGCTCGGGCAAGAACCTGACCGTCATGCTCAGCCATTCGGATACGGATACCCTGGACGCCGCCGGCGAAAACCTGGCCGAACAACTGGCCCATTTTTCCATCGTCCACGATATCGACGACGGGTCGGCCCGGGGCAAGCGCCAGTTCGACATCCAGCTGCGTCCCCTGGGGGAACGCATGGGGCTGACCTCCCAGTCCGTGGCCCGGCAGGTGCGTTACTCCTTTCAGGGCGCTGAAGCCGTTCAACAGCAGCGTGGCCGCAACGAAGTGACCGTGCGGGTAAGCCTGCCCGAAAAAGAACGCGCCACCGAGGCGACCCTGGAAAATCTCATCCTCCAGGCCCCCGAGGGGGAGGTCTTTCTGCGGGATGCGGTGACCATGACCGCCGGCCGGGCCTATACATCCATCGAACGTACCAACGGGCGCCGGGATATTTCGGTGACGGCCAATGTGGACCCGCCGGCCCAGGCGGAAAATATTCAGCGCGAACTGAAAGCGACCATTCTTCCCGACCTGATCAAACGCTATCCGGGGCTCGGTTACAGTTTCGAGGGGCATCAGGCCGACATGCGTGAAAGCCTCAGCGCCCTGGTGACCGGCTCGCTCCTGGCCCTGTTCGGCATCTATGCCCTCCTGGCCGTGCCGTTCAGAAGCTATGCCCAGCCGTTGATTATCATGGTCAGCATTCCCTTCGGCATCATCGGCGCCGTTCTGGGCCACCTTTTGATGGGCTATGCCCTCTCCCTGAACAGCCTGTTCGGGGTCGTGGCCCTGTCCGGTGTGGTGGTCAACGATTCCCTGGTGCTCATCGATCTGGCCAACCGGAATCTGAAGTTCGGAATGACCCATTTCCAGGCGATTCACAGTGCCGGCATCCAGCGATTCCGGCCGATCCTGTTGACCACGGTGACCACCTTCGGCGGGCTGATGCCCATGATCATGGAAACCTCGTTCCAGGCGCGCATGATGATTCCCATGGCCATCTCATTGGGCTTCGGCGTGCTCTTCGCCACCCTAATTACCCTGGTGCTGGTGCCGGCGCTTTACATGGTTTTGGAGGATCTCTCACGCTTGATCCATCGGCGGCCTGCCGCCGATGGTCTGCCGCCGGACGGCGACATCAGCCCGCAACTGAGCGGGCCGTCCCATTCCGTTTGA
- a CDS encoding thiamine pyrophosphate-dependent enzyme, with product MSIITGNQNKAERPLMMGNEAIARGALEAGVKVVAAYPGTPSSEIPKTLGDVADEMGLYVEWSTNEKVSLEVAAAAAYSGLRALCTMKQVGVNVASDFLLHLAEYGSRTGLVLVTCEDPGSLSSTNEGDSRPYSKMMEFPLIEPGDIQEAKDMTRWAFELSETVRNVVMLRSVTRMSHASGNVTVGDLPETDVKADFQCNGEFFDQMTGPVMTLPSTAPAQRLRQHEGLAKAIACFEESPFNTYTGPDRPGLLIITSSAATFYCREAIAILGIEERVGLLKLGTTWPLPPRLIEKHLATADRVLIVEEGTPFLEDNLKALFADRIETVGPTRFHGRADKTIPSVDELNPDIVMAALAGLLNLPIDHSTADYRQRISAALEGNVPDRAMTFCPGCPHRASFWLLHEALKLDNRRGFISGDIGCYTLGVADCGFRAVKTVAAMGSGVGMASGFGKLRRFGLEQPVIAVCGDSTFFHAAMPGLVNAIHNQADMIMVILDNAGTAMTGFQPHPGIPVGADGKPLPALDIPTICQAMGARVEIADPFQFDAARKTIAELMDDGGGVRVLVLRQACALSPARKGKKEWTVSVDPDKCLGEACGCNRLCTRVFKCPGLIWDPKQKEMRIDEFVCVGCGVCAQVCPQNAIRVEKVVNS from the coding sequence ATGTCAATTATTACCGGTAATCAAAACAAGGCAGAACGTCCTCTGATGATGGGCAACGAGGCCATTGCCCGGGGTGCGCTGGAGGCCGGCGTCAAGGTCGTTGCCGCCTATCCCGGAACCCCGTCTTCGGAAATCCCCAAGACGTTAGGAGATGTTGCCGACGAGATGGGATTGTATGTGGAGTGGTCCACCAACGAAAAAGTGTCCCTGGAAGTAGCGGCAGCCGCCGCCTATTCGGGACTTCGTGCCCTGTGCACAATGAAGCAGGTCGGCGTGAACGTGGCCTCCGATTTTCTGCTCCACCTGGCCGAATACGGGTCCCGCACCGGCCTGGTGCTGGTGACCTGTGAGGATCCCGGTTCCCTGTCGAGCACCAATGAGGGGGATTCCCGCCCGTACAGCAAGATGATGGAGTTCCCGCTGATCGAGCCGGGCGACATCCAGGAAGCCAAGGACATGACCCGCTGGGCCTTCGAGCTTTCCGAAACCGTCCGAAACGTGGTCATGCTGCGTAGCGTCACGCGGATGTCCCATGCCTCGGGCAATGTGACGGTCGGCGATCTTCCGGAAACGGACGTCAAGGCCGATTTCCAATGCAACGGCGAATTTTTCGATCAGATGACGGGCCCGGTCATGACACTTCCGTCCACGGCCCCGGCCCAGCGCCTGCGCCAGCACGAAGGGCTCGCCAAGGCGATCGCGTGTTTCGAAGAGAGTCCTTTCAACACTTACACCGGCCCGGACCGGCCCGGACTGCTCATCATCACCAGTTCGGCCGCCACGTTCTACTGCCGGGAAGCCATCGCCATTCTGGGGATCGAGGAGCGGGTGGGGCTCCTGAAACTCGGAACCACCTGGCCGCTGCCACCGCGCCTGATTGAAAAACACCTGGCCACCGCAGACCGCGTACTGATTGTCGAGGAGGGCACCCCGTTTCTGGAAGACAATCTCAAGGCCCTGTTTGCCGACCGGATCGAAACCGTCGGGCCGACGCGGTTTCACGGGCGTGCGGACAAAACGATTCCTTCTGTGGACGAGCTGAATCCCGACATCGTCATGGCAGCCCTGGCTGGCCTTTTGAATCTGCCAATTGATCACAGCACGGCCGATTATCGCCAGCGCATCTCGGCTGCGCTTGAGGGCAATGTGCCGGACCGGGCCATGACCTTCTGCCCCGGATGCCCCCATCGCGCCTCCTTCTGGCTGCTGCATGAAGCGCTCAAGCTCGACAACCGCCGCGGCTTTATCAGTGGTGACATCGGGTGTTACACCCTGGGCGTGGCCGACTGCGGGTTTCGGGCCGTGAAAACGGTCGCTGCCATGGGCTCGGGCGTGGGCATGGCCTCCGGGTTCGGCAAACTGCGGCGCTTCGGCCTGGAGCAGCCGGTGATCGCGGTTTGCGGAGATTCGACATTTTTCCATGCCGCCATGCCGGGGCTGGTCAATGCCATCCACAACCAGGCGGATATGATCATGGTGATCCTGGACAACGCGGGCACGGCCATGACCGGTTTTCAGCCCCATCCCGGGATCCCGGTGGGCGCGGATGGCAAGCCGCTGCCGGCCCTGGACATTCCCACCATCTGCCAGGCCATGGGCGCACGGGTGGAAATCGCCGATCCGTTTCAATTTGACGCCGCCAGAAAGACCATCGCGGAATTGATGGACGATGGGGGTGGGGTGCGCGTGCTGGTATTGCGCCAGGCCTGCGCGCTGAGCCCGGCCCGCAAGGGTAAGAAGGAATGGACCGTGTCGGTTGACCCGGATAAGTGCCTGGGCGAGGCCTGCGGCTGCAATCGGTTGTGCACCCGGGTTTTCAAGTGCCCCGGCCTGATCTGGGACCCGAAACAAAAAGAGATGCGTATCGATGAATTCGTTTGCGTGGGCTGCGGCGTCTGCGCCCAGGTCTGCCCCCAAAACGCGATTAGGGTTGAAAAGGTGGTGAATTCATGA
- a CDS encoding indolepyruvate oxidoreductase subunit beta: MNQANLKHDPYNLIITGVGGQGNVLASRMVGDMLSRLGFDITIGETFGASQRGGSVMSHLRISQKGSYSPQIPMGRAHMIVSLEPAETLRVLRAYGNRQVKVITNMRPVRSISVISGEQTYPAPETIMGWIRDFSESAWFLDTTETAVRLGNPIFGNVMLVGALARTGELPLDRDTFEAVVRSRMPASKVPVNMEAFDAGGAMIEDGRARITNPFYRDLMQACGQIG, encoded by the coding sequence ATGAACCAGGCAAATTTGAAACACGACCCCTACAATCTGATCATTACCGGTGTCGGCGGGCAGGGTAATGTTCTGGCCAGCCGGATGGTCGGCGATATGCTCTCCCGTCTGGGATTTGACATTACCATCGGCGAAACCTTTGGTGCCTCCCAGCGGGGCGGGTCGGTAATGAGCCACCTGAGGATATCGCAAAAAGGAAGCTATTCGCCTCAGATCCCCATGGGCCGCGCCCACATGATCGTGTCCCTGGAGCCCGCCGAAACCTTAAGGGTGCTCCGGGCCTATGGCAACCGGCAAGTCAAGGTAATTACGAACATGCGTCCGGTCCGCTCCATCAGTGTCATCAGCGGCGAGCAGACATACCCGGCACCGGAAACCATCATGGGCTGGATCCGCGACTTTTCCGAAAGCGCCTGGTTTCTCGACACCACGGAAACCGCGGTCCGGCTGGGAAATCCCATCTTCGGTAACGTCATGTTGGTTGGTGCCCTGGCCAGGACAGGTGAGTTGCCCCTTGACCGCGATACTTTTGAAGCCGTGGTCAGAAGCCGGATGCCTGCGTCCAAAGTACCGGTCAATATGGAGGCCTTTGATGCCGGGGGGGCGATGATCGAAGATGGCAGAGCAAGGATTACGAATCCATTTTATCGAGATCTGATGCAAGCTTGCGGACAGATCGGGTGA
- a CDS encoding BTAD domain-containing putative transcriptional regulator: MGLTRPLISKIAPPELPSVVRRETLFKLLDRKAHYSATWISGAAGAGKTTLVASFLARQKLPFIWYRVDAGDGDLPTFFYYLGQAVKKASPRKRKPLPLLTPDYLPGAAVFAIRFFENVSARLDQPLFMVFDDFQNVEPFPTFHEVFKNGLLKLAANIHVLIMSRSDPPPGLISLLANNRMRIIDAGMLRLSLKETGAILRLETGRPVNSGITRQFYEKSRGWAAGIVLMAKGLRDRQWSSSSRPPIMPSTIFDYFSGELFDKLEDPVRNFMLKTAVLPRMTAAMARAFTGNTDADRILAGLQHKNLFTEKSSDDPPTYQYHALFHRFLIAKAGDMLGPETVAGLKRRAARVLQDAGLVEEAALRLIDVGDMPGLVGLLHAHATMLLDQGRHRPLADWLSQIPAPVIDEHPWLLYWRGAARQYDEAVGARGDFVGAFERFEWDHDERGLLLAWAGIVQCIISEWNDFHAIDPWLDWLDRWIRGAGVYPSPQIEARIMLARAVAELIRRPTSETIQPGFQRALSLARKSGNVDFELQVIGWAMTYQAWMGRFDEVEVIRKTSKALAKGRLTQPSQVIQWKWIDIATRLYTLCGRESILDEIAEAIDMVRKTGLYTWEHKFFMPGIFAALLLSDFNTADAFLKRFEAILDPAHYHAHTIYHHFAGLYALLTGNTVQARAHAETALRIADETGYRLACVICRIQLAYLRHLHGNSDQALETLQSVGDIMRRGQSAVFDFMEMIVRAKIAYDREDERQGLVVLERAFGLGRRHQFLTMVWWWHPGLISYLCGQALVHGIETDYAKTLIQTHRLAPDSQFEGLVDWPRAFHVRTFDTFQLLRDGKPVSFSGKVQKRPLELLKLLSARGGQAVPLATIMDALWPDADGDMAASAFSSALNRLRKLIGVKQAITLTNGKVSFNPRYIWVDVHVFETAIRRGRRLRDSGNGLEALEWFQRAIDAYRGPFLGDENGTPWIIAARERLKNMFLDILKEAGRHRETAKEYDRAIVWYQKGLAIDPLEEHFYQRLMACYFYQGCYAEAVRVYERCRTVLQTHFDVPPARATEELYQRIRNRI, translated from the coding sequence TTAAAAAGGCTTCCCCTCGGAAACGAAAGCCCCTGCCGCTTCTCACGCCTGATTATCTACCGGGCGCCGCGGTTTTTGCCATCCGGTTTTTTGAGAATGTGAGTGCCCGGCTGGACCAGCCGCTTTTCATGGTGTTCGATGATTTTCAGAACGTCGAACCGTTTCCCACCTTTCATGAAGTTTTCAAAAACGGGCTGCTGAAGCTGGCGGCGAACATTCACGTGTTGATCATGAGCCGTTCGGACCCGCCCCCGGGATTGATTTCCCTGCTGGCCAATAACCGGATGCGCATCATCGATGCTGGCATGCTGCGGCTCAGTCTCAAGGAAACCGGTGCGATCCTCCGCCTGGAAACCGGCCGCCCCGTTAATTCCGGAATTACCCGCCAGTTCTATGAAAAATCCAGGGGCTGGGCGGCGGGGATTGTTCTGATGGCCAAAGGCCTGCGGGATCGGCAGTGGTCATCATCCAGCCGGCCCCCCATCATGCCATCCACCATCTTCGACTACTTTTCCGGTGAGCTGTTTGACAAGTTGGAGGATCCGGTCAGGAATTTTATGCTGAAAACCGCCGTTTTGCCCCGGATGACCGCGGCCATGGCCAGAGCCTTCACCGGTAATACGGATGCCGACCGCATTTTAGCGGGTCTGCAGCATAAAAACCTCTTTACGGAAAAGTCTTCCGACGATCCGCCCACCTATCAGTACCATGCACTTTTTCATCGTTTTTTGATTGCCAAAGCCGGAGATATGCTGGGACCGGAAACCGTGGCGGGGTTGAAACGCCGCGCCGCCCGGGTGCTGCAGGACGCCGGTCTGGTGGAAGAGGCGGCCTTGCGGCTGATCGATGTGGGCGACATGCCCGGTTTGGTCGGGTTACTCCACGCCCACGCCACGATGCTGCTCGATCAGGGGCGCCACAGACCGCTTGCCGATTGGCTGAGCCAAATCCCCGCGCCGGTTATCGACGAACATCCCTGGCTGCTCTATTGGCGTGGCGCTGCCCGGCAGTATGATGAGGCGGTCGGTGCACGCGGGGATTTTGTGGGCGCTTTTGAACGATTTGAGTGGGACCATGACGAGCGCGGCCTTTTGCTCGCCTGGGCCGGCATCGTGCAATGCATCATCAGCGAATGGAACGACTTTCACGCGATCGATCCATGGCTCGACTGGCTGGATCGCTGGATCCGGGGCGCCGGTGTTTATCCCTCACCGCAGATCGAGGCACGGATAATGCTCGCCAGGGCCGTGGCCGAATTGATCCGCAGACCCACATCGGAAACCATCCAGCCGGGCTTTCAGAGAGCCCTGTCACTGGCCCGCAAGAGCGGCAACGTGGATTTTGAATTGCAGGTCATCGGCTGGGCCATGACCTATCAGGCGTGGATGGGCCGGTTTGATGAAGTCGAGGTCATCCGCAAGACCTCCAAAGCCCTGGCCAAAGGCCGCCTGACCCAGCCATCCCAGGTAATTCAATGGAAATGGATCGATATCGCCACCCGGCTTTACACGCTGTGCGGTCGGGAATCCATCCTGGACGAGATCGCCGAGGCGATCGATATGGTCCGTAAGACCGGTCTTTACACATGGGAGCACAAATTTTTCATGCCGGGCATTTTTGCGGCCCTGTTGCTGTCCGATTTCAACACCGCGGATGCGTTCCTGAAACGTTTCGAGGCGATTCTCGATCCGGCCCACTATCATGCCCATACGATCTATCATCACTTTGCCGGCTTGTATGCGCTGCTGACCGGCAATACGGTTCAAGCCCGGGCCCATGCCGAAACCGCCCTGCGTATTGCCGATGAAACGGGATATCGGCTGGCATGCGTGATCTGCCGGATCCAACTGGCCTATCTCCGCCATCTGCACGGGAACAGCGACCAAGCCCTGGAGACGCTTCAGTCGGTCGGTGATATCATGCGACGGGGACAAAGCGCGGTCTTCGACTTTATGGAAATGATCGTGCGGGCCAAGATAGCCTATGACCGGGAGGATGAGCGGCAGGGTTTGGTGGTTTTGGAACGGGCTTTCGGGCTGGGACGCCGGCATCAATTTCTCACCATGGTCTGGTGGTGGCATCCCGGGCTGATATCCTATCTGTGCGGACAAGCCCTTGTCCATGGCATCGAAACGGACTATGCCAAAACGCTCATCCAAACTCACCGCCTGGCGCCGGATTCCCAGTTTGAAGGCCTCGTGGACTGGCCGCGGGCGTTTCATGTGCGAACGTTCGACACCTTTCAACTGCTGCGTGACGGGAAGCCGGTATCCTTCAGCGGCAAAGTCCAGAAACGCCCCCTCGAATTGCTCAAATTATTGAGCGCAAGAGGGGGGCAGGCGGTGCCCCTGGCCACCATTATGGACGCGCTCTGGCCGGATGCGGACGGGGATATGGCCGCCAGTGCCTTTTCCTCGGCATTGAATCGGCTGCGCAAACTGATCGGTGTCAAACAAGCCATCACCCTGACGAACGGCAAGGTCTCTTTTAATCCCCGTTACATTTGGGTCGACGTTCACGTTTTCGAGACGGCCATTCGCCGGGGGCGAAGGTTGAGGGACAGCGGCAACGGCCTGGAGGCCCTTGAGTGGTTCCAACGCGCGATTGACGCCTATCGCGGCCCTTTTTTAGGCGATGAAAATGGAACCCCCTGGATCATCGCCGCCCGTGAACGACTGAAAAACATGTTTCTGGATATCCTGAAGGAGGCCGGCCGCCATCGGGAAACGGCCAAGGAATACGACCGTGCCATTGTTTGGTATCAAAAAGGATTGGCCATTGATCCGCTTGAAGAGCATTTTTACCAACGATTGATGGCCTGTTATTTTTATCAGGGATGTTATGCCGAAGCGGTAAGAGTTTATGAACGCTGCCGGACAGTGTTGCAAACCCACTTCGACGTCCCGCCGGCAAGGGCGACGGAGGAACTTTACCAACGCATACGCAACAGGATTTAA
- a CDS encoding Coenzyme F420 hydrogenase/dehydrogenase, beta subunit C-terminal domain: MTEKEPIGHSHVSSSVIDTGLCTGCGACVGLCPYLRIHRGSTVMLFDCDRDDGRCRRYCPRMETDWDNLQQALFDASEITPELGAFKGLYITRATDPEIRARAQHGGTVTALTCLALDEGLIDGWVVAMEDTPMQPRSTTAFSKADVLAAAGSKFANAPAVAEFNRVSTEGQGPLGVVATPCQAMALAKMWSHPADEDAARVARLKLTIGLFCGWTLDWRKLRELVLEAVKGENILSMDIPPSSHACMQVETDSGVIDIPIDQVNGCVRGCCDYCTDMTAEFADISIGSARSPEGWDVDRHWNQTIVRSRTGEQLMNLAKEKGILEFKDVPPENLAKLKSAAMGKKRNGQSNLRRLLGEDNALAS, from the coding sequence ATGACGGAAAAAGAACCCATCGGCCATTCACATGTCTCATCTTCCGTTATCGATACTGGGCTGTGCACCGGCTGCGGCGCCTGCGTCGGGCTTTGCCCCTATCTTCGAATCCATCGGGGCAGTACGGTCATGCTGTTTGACTGCGACCGTGACGACGGGCGCTGCCGGCGGTACTGCCCCCGGATGGAAACGGATTGGGATAACCTTCAGCAGGCACTTTTCGATGCCTCGGAGATCACCCCGGAGCTGGGCGCCTTTAAGGGGCTCTACATAACCCGCGCGACCGATCCTGAGATTCGGGCCCGGGCCCAGCACGGCGGCACCGTGACCGCCCTGACCTGTCTGGCGCTGGACGAAGGGCTCATCGACGGGTGGGTTGTGGCCATGGAAGACACCCCCATGCAGCCCAGAAGCACGACAGCGTTCAGTAAGGCCGACGTTCTGGCTGCTGCCGGCAGCAAATTCGCCAACGCCCCGGCGGTAGCCGAATTCAATCGCGTGTCCACCGAAGGACAGGGTCCTCTGGGGGTGGTGGCGACCCCCTGCCAGGCAATGGCGCTGGCCAAAATGTGGAGCCATCCGGCGGATGAGGACGCCGCCCGGGTGGCCCGCCTCAAGCTGACCATCGGTCTGTTCTGCGGCTGGACCCTGGACTGGCGGAAGCTACGGGAGCTGGTGCTCGAGGCGGTCAAGGGGGAGAACATTCTGTCCATGGATATCCCGCCCTCCAGCCACGCCTGCATGCAGGTCGAAACGGACAGCGGTGTGATCGATATCCCCATCGACCAAGTGAATGGCTGCGTCCGCGGATGCTGCGACTACTGCACGGATATGACGGCCGAGTTCGCCGATATCTCAATCGGTTCGGCGAGAAGCCCGGAAGGGTGGGACGTGGACAGGCACTGGAACCAGACCATCGTCAGAAGCAGGACCGGCGAGCAGCTGATGAACCTTGCCAAGGAAAAGGGGATTTTGGAATTCAAAGATGTGCCGCCGGAGAACCTGGCCAAGCTCAAATCCGCCGCCATGGGCAAGAAGCGCAATGGCCAGTCGAATTTGCGCAGATTGCTCGGAGAGGATAACGCCCTGGCTTCCTGA